From Fulvivirga lutea:
TTGTTCTTGGTAATGGAGCATAAAAGGTGTTCTTAAATAAGTCTCTAGCTGTAATACTAAATTTAATACTATCCCCTTTTACTAACTGATAAAAAATTTCATTTACACTACCATCTTTTGCTTCCCAAGCACTGTCCTTTTTGAAAATAATCATTGGCATACCAGTTTTCGCTGTGCTCGTCCAAAGTGAGTCATTGGAATCGATATATTCCATATTAAGAATCAAGTATCTGTCTTTAGGAACATATTCTCCACTGCCCTCCTTGACATACTCAAACTTTAACCCTGATTCCGTTACCACTTCTTTATTTGTATCGCAACTGAACATAGCAACTGCGAAAAATAATAATGAGCAAATAGTTAATTTAGACATGTAATTCATGATTAGATTTTAATTCTTCTTTATTTTCTTTTAATAGTTTTTCAAATTTTTCGACTGTGGCATCAAGGGTTTCATAGGAAATGCCTCCTGCTGCATTCTTATGTCCGCCACCTTCAAAATTCTTTCTTGCAAATTCATTCACAGAGAAATCACCCACTGAACGGAAAGACATTTTAACAGCTACAGTTCTGTCAATAATAACCGCAGCAAGTTTAATTCCCTTAATTGATAAAGCATAATTTACCAATCCTTCGGTATCTCCTGTTTGTGAATTAAATTGTTTTAATTCATCTGCGGTAATCGCAAAATAAGCTGTATTATATTCAGGCAATATTTTAAGTTTTTCATTGAGCGCATACCCTAAAAACTTAACCCTGTTTACAGAGTTAGTGTCATATATGAGCTTGGCTACTTTGGCTGTATCTGCTCCCTTATCAATTAAATCAGAACACACTAAAAATACATTCTTAGTTGTGTTAGGGTGTTTGAAACTGCCAGTATCAGTCATAATACCTGCATACAATGCCTCCGCAATATCTTTATCAATTAAATCACCATCACCCAAATCATTAATTAATTGGTGAACCAATTCTGCTGTTGCGGCAGCTTCAGTACTCCACAAAACAAATTCTGCAAAGTCTTCGGGTTCTAAATGATGATCAATAAGTACTTTTTTGGCTTTCGATTCTCTTACTAGCTCTCCTAGCTCATTAATTCTATGCAATCCGGAGAAGTCCAAACAAAAGATAATATTGGCTTTCTCTACTAATTCTTTAGCTCTCTCTTGTTCATTATTTTCAAAAACAATCACATCTGAGTTACCTTTCATCCAGGCTAAAAAGTTTGGATAATCAGTTGGAGAAATGACCGTTACATCGTGCCCCTTTATTTTGAGGTAGTTAGCAAGGCCTAAAGATGAGCCTAAAGCATCCGCGTCTGGTTTATGGTGAGTAGTTATCACCACCTTTTGCGGTTCGCTTAAAAGCTGTTTAAATGAATATAAATTTTGCATTATTTGATAGCTGACTAGCGCATCAGCTGAAATTTAAGGGGCAAATTTGACTATAATTATGTTCTTAACCAAAATGCTTGAGTCGATTAAATGAATGAGCCAGAAATGGTATCTATAAAATAAAATTCTATTTTTGCGGCAAATTTTAGAAAACACAATATTATGGCTGGAAATAGAACTTTTACAATGATTAAGCCTGACGCTGTTGGAGCAGGTAATACTGGAGCAATCATTAAAATGATTGAAGAAGCTGGGTTTAAGATCATTGCAATGAAAAAAACCTACATGTCTAAAGAAAGAGCTGGACAATTTTATGAAGTACATAAAGAAAGACCTTTCTACAATGATCTAACTACTTATATGTCTTCAAGTGCGATTGTGCCAATGATCTTAGAAAAAGACAATGCAGTTGAAGATTTTAGAAAATTAATTGGGGCTACTAACCCGAAAGAAGCTGCTGAAGGAACTATCAGAGCTTTATTTGCTGAATCAATCGAAGCAAATGCTATTCACGGATCGGATTCTGACGAGAATGCTCAGATTGAAGGAAGTTTCTTCTTTTCAAGAGTTGAGCAATTCTAATAAAAATTGAAGGAAAAGCGAAAGGCACTCAGTTGAGTGCCTTTTTTATTTTGTATTAATACAAATATTCTTTGGTTCAGTAAAAAATCTAAGTGCTTCCCAGCCTCCTTCTCTTCCAACACCTGATTGTTTCATACCTCCAAAAGGAGTTCTTAAGTCTCTCACTAACCAGCAGTTCACCCATATAACACCACTTTTCACTGCATCTGCCACTCGATGGGCGCGTTTCAAATTTTCTGTCCAAATGGTAGCAGCCAAACCATAAGCAGTACTATTAGCAAAGCCAATAACTTCTTCTTCAGAATCAAAAGGCATAATGGTTACCACAGGTCCAAATATCTCTTCCTGATTCGTTCTGCAAGTATGATTCAAACCCGTTATTACTGTGGGAGTTATAAAATAGCCTTCAGCACATCGGCCATCCAACTTAATTTGATTCCCTCCAGTTTCTACGGTGCCCCCCTCCTCTTTAGCCAATTCAATATAGCTTAAAACTTTTTTCATATGGGATTTCGATACTACGGCACCCATTTTAGAACCTTCTTCAAGTGGGTCTCCAACATTTAATTTTTTCACCTTTTCGACAAACTCTTTTACAAATCGATCATAAATCGGTCTTTCCACAAAAATGCGTGAGCCACAAAGGCATATCTGACCTTGATTGGCAAATGAAGACATGACTGACGTGGCAAGTACCTTTTCAAAATCGCAATCAGCAAAAACAATGTTTGGGTTTTTTCCTCCCAGCTCCAATGATAGCTTCTTAAACATAGGAGCTGCGGTTGCAGCTATTCGTTTTCCTGTTTCGGTGCCTCCCGTAAAGGAAATAAGTGGTACATCGGGGTGTTCAATTATAGCCTGTCCAGCTTTTGAACCAAGACCATGAACGATATTTAAAACTCCCGCTGGCATTCCTGCCTCTATACACAGCTTTGAAAAAAGATAAGCCGTCATCGGTGTTATCTCAGAAGGTTTAGCAACTACTGTATTACCGGCTGCTAGAGCTGGTGCTATTTTCCAGGTGAATAAATACAAAGGCAAATTCCAGGGAGAAATGCACCCTGCTACACCAACAGGTTTTCTTGTAGTGTAGTTGATGTATTGGTCATCAGGAATATGAGCCTCTGAAGCAAAATGCTGAATCGCAGTGGCATAGAATCGCATGTTGGCCGATGCTCGAGGAATATCCACACTTTTTGCCAATTTCAAAGGCTTTCCATTATCATTGGATTCTGCCAGAGCCAACTTTTCATGATCTCGATCGATAAGATCGGCTACTTTATTTAATATTTTACCTCGCTCTGTAATAGATAAACTTGACCATTCTGGAAATGCTTTCTTAGCAGCTTCAATTGCATTTTTAACATCACTTTCATCAGAGTCTGGAATAAGACTGTACACTTTTCCTTCTGCCGGATTGTAATTATCCAGATAGTTACCTGAAAGAGGCACAACTAATTGTCCACCTATATAATTTTGAATTTTTTCCATTAAAGTGAAGCTAACCGCCCTCCGTCAACAGGTAAGTTAATTCCGTTAATATAGCCAGCGCTAGGGCTCACTAAAAACATAATAGCTGCCGCGGTTTCCTCAGGCGAAGCAAATCGATTGGCTGGAATTTCTGCGAGCATTTCTTTTTCTATATCAATTTCTAATTTACCCAGCTTGCTCGCTTTATTTTTAATAATAGACTCTAAACGTAAGGTCTGTGTCGCTCCAGGTAGTACATTATTAACTGTTATGCCAAAGCCTCCCAGTTCATTGGCCAACGTTTTAGACCAGTTTGCTACGGCTCCTCTAATTGTATTTGACACACCTAGACCCGGAAGCGGTGCTTTTACTGAAGTAGAAATAATATTAACAATTCTACCATAACCGCTCTTTTTCATAAGCGGAACAAACGCCTGAGCCAATATCTGATTACAAATTAAATGTCGGTTAAAAGCAAGTCTATATTCATCCAGGTTTGCATCTATGGCTTTTCCTCCTGCAGGCCCACCACTATTATTCACCAATATTTCAACTGATGTTATTTTCTTAGATGCATTTTCAAGGGTTTCTTTCAAAGCGGATGGGTCATCAAAATCAGCCACCAAATAGTGATGTTTTTGTCCATCCTTAACTGATAGTAATTCTAAAGTATCTTTCAACTTAGCTTCATTTCTGGCTATAAGAATAATACTGGCACCATAATTAGCTAGCTCACGTGCAGTAGCCTTCCCAATTCCATCAGTACTTCCACACACTACTGCGGTTTTGCCCTTCAAATCCAAATTCATACGTTTCTATCCTTCTAATTACTTTACAATTTTTGCTAAATTTAAAGAGAAAATAACAAACACCTTATGGCTATTAAAAGACCTTTCAATCTTAAAAAGTGGATAGAAGAAAATCGTGATATTTTAAAACCACCTGTAGGCAATAAAAACCTGTATGCCGATGCAGGTGATTACATTGTTATGATCGTTGGCGGACCGAATGCCCGAAAGGATTATCACTACAATGAAACTGAAGAACTTTTCTATCAATTGGAGGGTGATATTCTTGTGAAAATACAGGAAGATGGAAAGGCTGTTGATGTGCCCATCAAAGAAGGAGAAATGTATCTACACCCGGCCAAAGTGCCACATTCACCGATTAGACCAGCGGGTAGCGTAGGATTAGTGATTGAAAGAAAAAGGGAGTCAGATCATACAGATGGCCTAATGTGGTTCTGCGACAAATGCAATAACAAATTGCACGATACTTACTTCCCTTTAACAAACATTGAAAAGGATTTCCTGCCAAGGTTTAAAGAATTCTATGGATCAGAAGAAATGAGAACTTGTGATAACTGTGGCCATGTAATGGAAACAGATGAGCGATTCGTGTAATGTATCAGGAAGTATATAAAAGTCCTATAGGCGATTTACTTATTTCTTCGGATGCGGATTCAATCATTTCTATTGAATTTGATGGAAGTATTGATTCTCATAATCCTTCTGCCCTAACAAGCGAATGTATTTCTCAGTTAAAGGAATACTTTTCTGATGAACGTAATTCTTTTGATCTACCACTAAACCCTGAAGGGACAGAATTTCAAAAATCAGTTTGGAATCAGCTGCTGGAAATTCCTTTTGGAAAATCAATTTCCTACTCAAAGTTAGCCGTTTCGTTAGGTGACATTAAAACAATTAGAGCAGCCGGAACTGCCAACGGTAAAAACAAAATTCCTATCATTATTCCATGCCACCGTGTGATAGGAAAAGACGGTTCTATGGTTGGTTTTTCCGGAGGAGTTTGGAGAAAAGAGTGGCTGTTAAAACATGAAGGCATATTACAGGGTGAGCAGATGAAGATTTTTGGCTAATATTGGCAAAACTCTAATTATGGATTTCAAAATTACCGAGGAGTACGCACTCGAGTTAGACAATAAAGACCCACTTAAAGAATACAGATCACAATTTCACATTCCTGTGATCAATGGAAAAGAGAGCATTTATTTTACTGGTAATTCTTTAGGTCTTCAACCGAAGACAACTAAACAGTACCTTGAAGAAGAGTTAGAAGATTGGAAAAACCTTGGAGTTGAAGGTCATTTTCATGCAAAGCATAGGCCTTGGTTTCATTATCATAAATTCACCAAAGTGCTTTTGGCAGAAATTGTGGGAGCCAAACCTATTGAAGTAGTTTCCATGAACAACCTCACTTCCAATCTTCATTTGATGATGGTTTCATTCTACCAACCAACCAACAAAAGATATAAGATCATTATGGAAGGTGGTGCATTTCCATCGGATCAGTATGCAGTGGAAAGTCAGGTTAAATTTCATGGGCTTAAACCTTCCGAAGCTATTGTGGAAATATTCCCTAGATCTGGCGAGGATACTTTGCGCACTGAGGACATCATTGATGTAATTAAGGAGCATGGTGGAAGTGTGGCATTGGTTCTTTTTAGTGGAGTTCAGTACTATACAGGCCAGTATTTTGATATTAGGTCAATCACGAGTTCAGCCCATGAAGTTGGAGCATTTGCAGGATTTGATTTGGCCCATGCAGTGGGTAATGTAAAACTGGATTTGCATGATTCAGGAGCTGATTTTGCTACCTGGTGTAGCTACAAATATTTAAATTCCGGACCCGGAGGAGTAAGCGGTATTTTTGTGCATGAAAGACATGCAAACAATTCAGAATTACCACGTTTTGCAGGTTGGTGGGGTCATGATGAAGGTCAGCGCTTTAAAATGGAGAAAGGCTTTATTCCTATGGAAGGAGCTGACGGCTGGCAATTGAGTAATGTAAATGTATTATCCTCTGCCGCTCACCTTGCCTCACTAAAAATATTTGAAGAAGCTGGTCTGGAAGCCTTAAGAAAGAAAAGCAGCCAACTTACCAATTATCTTCGGTATTTGCTTAAAAGTCTTAATTCAGATTTGATAAATATTATCACACCTGATTCTGAAGGTGCCTATGGCTGCCAATTATCTATTGTTATCAAAGAAAAGGGAAAGAAAGTATTTGATGAATTAACCAAAGCAGGTGTAATAGCCGATTGGCGAGAGCCAGAAGTAATAAGAGTGGCCCCGGTACCACTTTACAATACATTTAAAGATGTCTATACTTTTTATTCAATCCTGAAAAAGACGATGAATTTATGAAAAGTGTGAAAAACATAACCATTGCAGGCGCTGGTCTGGTAGGGTCGTTAATGTCTATTTACCTAGCTAAGAGAGGTTACAAAGTAACCATTTTTGAAGGACGGAAAGACATTCGTGCAGCCGGAAAAGCAGAAGGTAGGTCAATTAATTTGGCGCTTAGCAATCGAGGCTGGCTACCACTAAAGGAGGTTGGTTTAGAGTCTACTGTTGAAAAAATGGTGATCCCCATGCGCGGGCGTATGATGCATGATGAAGAAGGCTTTTTAACCTTTCAGCCGTACGGAAGAGAAGGTCAGGCAATCAACTCGATTTCAAGAGGCGGATTGAATGAGGTTTTAATGAATGCTGCTGAAAAAGAAGGGGTGGAAATTAAATTTGAATGCAAATGCGTAGGTATAAATTTTGATGAAAGTATACTCCATTATGAAAACGCAGGAACTCGATACAGTCAAAAATCGGATTTAATTATAGGTGCAGATGGCGCTTTTTCAGTGATCAGGCGCTTAATGCAAAGAACCGACCGCTTTAATTACTCACAGCACTATATCGAACATGGCTATAAAGAGTTAAGCATACCTCCAAGTGCCAATGGTGGTTTTGAGATTGAAAAAAATGCTCTTCATATATGGCCAAGAGGCAACTTCATGCTGATAGCACTTCCTAATCAGGATGGTAGTTTTACCTGCACGTTATTTTTCCCATTTGAAGGAAGCCCATCTTTTGAAAGCTTAAAAAATGATGACCAGATTAGAAATTTCTTCCAAAAGACTTTTCCCGATGCATATAATTTAATGCCTTCGTTGCTAAAGGATTTTCATAACAACCCAACATCATCATTAATTACCATCAAATCGTATCCATGGGTTAAAAACAGAACCTTGCTTATTGGAGACGCCAGCCATGCAATTGTTCCTTTTTATGGTCAGGGTATGAACAGCGGATTCGAAGATTGTCGTGTTCTGAATGACTTACTTAATGATTATGAAGATGACTGGAGCAAAGTACTACCAAAGTTTCAGGAACAGCGTAAACCAGATGCAGATGCCATCTCTGATTTAGCGCTAAAAAATTTCATTGAAATGCGCGATTTAGTGGGCGATGAAGATTTTCTTTTGCGTAAAAAGATTGAAGCTAAAATCTATGAGCAATTTCCACAAAAGTGGGTTCCACTATATTCAATGGTTACATTTAAAGAGGACAT
This genomic window contains:
- a CDS encoding DHH family phosphoesterase, with the protein product MQNLYSFKQLLSEPQKVVITTHHKPDADALGSSLGLANYLKIKGHDVTVISPTDYPNFLAWMKGNSDVIVFENNEQERAKELVEKANIIFCLDFSGLHRINELGELVRESKAKKVLIDHHLEPEDFAEFVLWSTEAAATAELVHQLINDLGDGDLIDKDIAEALYAGIMTDTGSFKHPNTTKNVFLVCSDLIDKGADTAKVAKLIYDTNSVNRVKFLGYALNEKLKILPEYNTAYFAITADELKQFNSQTGDTEGLVNYALSIKGIKLAAVIIDRTVAVKMSFRSVGDFSVNEFARKNFEGGGHKNAAGGISYETLDATVEKFEKLLKENKEELKSNHELHV
- a CDS encoding nucleoside-diphosphate kinase, which translates into the protein MAGNRTFTMIKPDAVGAGNTGAIIKMIEEAGFKIIAMKKTYMSKERAGQFYEVHKERPFYNDLTTYMSSSAIVPMILEKDNAVEDFRKLIGATNPKEAAEGTIRALFAESIEANAIHGSDSDENAQIEGSFFFSRVEQF
- a CDS encoding aldehyde dehydrogenase; translated protein: MEKIQNYIGGQLVVPLSGNYLDNYNPAEGKVYSLIPDSDESDVKNAIEAAKKAFPEWSSLSITERGKILNKVADLIDRDHEKLALAESNDNGKPLKLAKSVDIPRASANMRFYATAIQHFASEAHIPDDQYINYTTRKPVGVAGCISPWNLPLYLFTWKIAPALAAGNTVVAKPSEITPMTAYLFSKLCIEAGMPAGVLNIVHGLGSKAGQAIIEHPDVPLISFTGGTETGKRIAATAAPMFKKLSLELGGKNPNIVFADCDFEKVLATSVMSSFANQGQICLCGSRIFVERPIYDRFVKEFVEKVKKLNVGDPLEEGSKMGAVVSKSHMKKVLSYIELAKEEGGTVETGGNQIKLDGRCAEGYFITPTVITGLNHTCRTNQEEIFGPVVTIMPFDSEEEVIGFANSTAYGLAATIWTENLKRAHRVADAVKSGVIWVNCWLVRDLRTPFGGMKQSGVGREGGWEALRFFTEPKNICINTK
- a CDS encoding SDR family oxidoreductase — encoded protein: MNLDLKGKTAVVCGSTDGIGKATARELANYGASIILIARNEAKLKDTLELLSVKDGQKHHYLVADFDDPSALKETLENASKKITSVEILVNNSGGPAGGKAIDANLDEYRLAFNRHLICNQILAQAFVPLMKKSGYGRIVNIISTSVKAPLPGLGVSNTIRGAVANWSKTLANELGGFGITVNNVLPGATQTLRLESIIKNKASKLGKLEIDIEKEMLAEIPANRFASPEETAAAIMFLVSPSAGYINGINLPVDGGRLASL
- a CDS encoding 3-hydroxyanthranilate 3,4-dioxygenase, giving the protein MAIKRPFNLKKWIEENRDILKPPVGNKNLYADAGDYIVMIVGGPNARKDYHYNETEELFYQLEGDILVKIQEDGKAVDVPIKEGEMYLHPAKVPHSPIRPAGSVGLVIERKRESDHTDGLMWFCDKCNNKLHDTYFPLTNIEKDFLPRFKEFYGSEEMRTCDNCGHVMETDERFV
- a CDS encoding methylated-DNA--[protein]-cysteine S-methyltransferase, which translates into the protein MYQEVYKSPIGDLLISSDADSIISIEFDGSIDSHNPSALTSECISQLKEYFSDERNSFDLPLNPEGTEFQKSVWNQLLEIPFGKSISYSKLAVSLGDIKTIRAAGTANGKNKIPIIIPCHRVIGKDGSMVGFSGGVWRKEWLLKHEGILQGEQMKIFG
- the kynU gene encoding kynureninase; amino-acid sequence: MDFKITEEYALELDNKDPLKEYRSQFHIPVINGKESIYFTGNSLGLQPKTTKQYLEEELEDWKNLGVEGHFHAKHRPWFHYHKFTKVLLAEIVGAKPIEVVSMNNLTSNLHLMMVSFYQPTNKRYKIIMEGGAFPSDQYAVESQVKFHGLKPSEAIVEIFPRSGEDTLRTEDIIDVIKEHGGSVALVLFSGVQYYTGQYFDIRSITSSAHEVGAFAGFDLAHAVGNVKLDLHDSGADFATWCSYKYLNSGPGGVSGIFVHERHANNSELPRFAGWWGHDEGQRFKMEKGFIPMEGADGWQLSNVNVLSSAAHLASLKIFEEAGLEALRKKSSQLTNYLRYLLKSLNSDLINIITPDSEGAYGCQLSIVIKEKGKKVFDELTKAGVIADWREPEVIRVAPVPLYNTFKDVYTFYSILKKTMNL
- a CDS encoding FAD-dependent oxidoreductase; its protein translation is MKSVKNITIAGAGLVGSLMSIYLAKRGYKVTIFEGRKDIRAAGKAEGRSINLALSNRGWLPLKEVGLESTVEKMVIPMRGRMMHDEEGFLTFQPYGREGQAINSISRGGLNEVLMNAAEKEGVEIKFECKCVGINFDESILHYENAGTRYSQKSDLIIGADGAFSVIRRLMQRTDRFNYSQHYIEHGYKELSIPPSANGGFEIEKNALHIWPRGNFMLIALPNQDGSFTCTLFFPFEGSPSFESLKNDDQIRNFFQKTFPDAYNLMPSLLKDFHNNPTSSLITIKSYPWVKNRTLLIGDASHAIVPFYGQGMNSGFEDCRVLNDLLNDYEDDWSKVLPKFQEQRKPDADAISDLALKNFIEMRDLVGDEDFLLRKKIEAKIYEQFPQKWVPLYSMVTFKEDIRYSEAMKTGEKQKAIMDKVMAQTDIHKNWEKLDLKKLVDQLQS